The nucleotide sequence TTGCTTCTCTGTTGGGCGCTTCACCGGGTGCAAGTACCTCGGCCTTTGCAATGATAATGGTGCTGGAAAAATGTTTTGAAAAAAGGTTGGCAACCGATTGGAAAGATAAACTTATACAGATGATACCAAGCTACGGAAAAAAATTGGCAGAACATCCTGAGCTTATACAACAGATCCGCGACTATTCGAAAGATAAACTGGAACTGGAGTATTAATTTTAACACGACTGGAAATGAGTAAAACTAAACTCAAACCATTTATAGCAGACAAACTACTCGCTTTACTTCAGCCAGAAATTGAGGAAGAAAGCCAGGTAATACTTCATTGCTGTATAAAATCACAGTCGTTCTTGCAGGAAAAATAAGAATTTGGTCTTCCACATATTTGGTTGATAGAACGTTAGAACATGTTTCCAAACTCATACATTTTGAAAATATAACTCTGTTTCCGGAATGGACATCAATTCCATATCGAAAGGAATACTGGTTTACGCTGGTTTTTTCAGGATTGCCAAAAGATTGTAAAGTTTTCGATTTTTTGGAACTTATACCACAGAATGGAGGTTTTTTTTGTGAAGGAATTACCAGAAATTCTTCAGATGTTTACAAGGTTATTTTAGATAATTAAACAAAAGGTTCAGAAATCTCTGAACCTTTTGTTTTTAAGAAAGCTTTTGCATTTCTTCTTTTATCTTTTCCTGAAGACTTTCCGAAGCTGGAACCAATGGAAGTCTCAGGTAGTTTTTTATCAAGCCTTTCTCCACCAGTATGGTTTTTACACCGCAAGGATTACCTTCTGCAAAAATCAATCTTGTAATTTCCACAAGAGAATTATGGATTTTATAAGCCTCATCTACTTCCCTTTTACGAGCTAATTCTACCATTGTCGAAAACTCTTTTGGATAAGCTTGACCGATAACAGAAATTACACCGTCTCCGCCAGCCAGTGTTACAGGCAAAGTATACTCATCATCGCCAGACATTAATGAAAAATTCTCAGGCTTTTGTCTTAGAATGTCGAAATATTGTAAAATGTTTGGAGCTGCTTCTTTCACCATAAAAAGATTCGGGAATTCATTCGCTAGACGCAAAGTTGTAGAAGCTTCTACATTTTGTCCTGTTCTTCCTGGAACATTATAAATAATGATTTTTTCTCCAGTCTCTGCCAAAGCTTTATAATGCTGATAAAGTCCTTCCTGATTCGGTTTGTTGTAATAAGGAGAAACTGATAAAATAGCATCAAAATCGGATAAATCTGTTTCCTTGATTTGCTTTACAACTTCCGCTGTATTGTTTCCACCAATTCCTAAAACTAAAGGTAATCTGTTATTATTGATCTTCGTGATGTGCGCAACAACCCTGTCCTTTTCTTCCTTAGTAAGCGTTGCAGCTTCTGCTGTAGTTCCCAGAACAACTAAGAAACTGGTTCCGTTGTCTATATTATAATCGATTAATTTGGTAAGAGAATCAAAATCTACGGATAGATCTTCATTGAAAGGTGTTACCAAAGCTACACCTACGCCTTTTAGCTGACCCATTTTTATTTGAAAATTAAATTTCTCAAAGTTAATTTTATTTTAATAATTGACAAAGATTATGTTGGGCTTTGTTGATTTGTAACAATGATTTTAATTTAAAGTAAAATGTATGTTCTTTTGACTTCTCTAACAATTATTTAGTTAGTTTTAAAACCCGAAAATCATTAGATTTGTATCCATATTATTTTTAAATGAAATCGGAGAATCACGAATTCAGTAATTAAGATAAAATTCAATGATAAAAAATAAATTATTAGGATTTGGTATTATCAGTTTGTTGTTGATTGGTTGTAAAGCGCCACTCAACATTGCAAACATCCATACCGAAAAGAATATTTACATCACCAGCGATCTCAGTGAGGATAAGGAAATGGCTGCCATCATCCAACCTTACAAACACGAGCTGGAAGGTAAAATGAACACCAAAATTTCTCACACCAATACAGAACTTAATAAGTCAGGCGATAACAGCAATCTTGGAAATCTTCTAGCAGATTATACTTTTGAAGGTGCTGATGAGTGGGCAAAAAAGAACAATGTTCCGCCAATGGATGCAGCAGTTATCAATATCGGTGGAATCCGAACCATCATTCCAAAAGGTGATATTTTGACGAAACAGATTTATGAAGTAATGCCATTTGAAAATGAAGTGGTAATTATCAAAATGAATGGTAAAGATGTAGAAGGTTTGTTTGATTATTATTTGAAAACTCAGAAAAATAATCCGGTTTCTCATTTGGTCATTGAAACAGAAGAGAACAATTCAATTTCTAAAAAATTAATCAACGGAAAAACTATCGATTATAATAAGACTTATTACATCGCAACATCAGATTATCTGGCTTTGGGAGGCGATAACATGTTCTTTTTCAGTAAAGGCGAAATGATATCGACAGGAATAAAAATGCGTGATCTTTTCCTAGATAAGTTCAAACAAAACCCAGAGGTTTCTTCTCCAGACGATGTAAGATTGATTTTCAAAAACAAAAAAGTGCAAGAATAATGAAAAGAAAAGAATTTCTAAAATATATCGGTGGCGGAAGTCTTGCTTTGACGCTTGCACCTAATCTTTTGTTGGCAGAGCAATTTGATATTCTAACAAAAGAATCAGCGCATAAATTGACGATTCTTCACACGAATGATCAGCACAGTAGGATAGAACCATTTGATGCATCTTATACCAAAAATCCAAATCAAGGAGGATTTGCTAGAAGAGCTTCATTAGTCAAGAAAATCAGGAACGAAGAAAAAAATGTTTTGCTTTTGGATTCGGGAGATATTTTCCAAGGAACACCTTATTTCAATTTTTTTGGTGGCGAACTGGAGTTTAAGCTGATGAGTATGATGAAATATGATGCTTCTACAATGGGAAATCACGATTTTGATAATGGTTTGGATGGTTTTCTAAAAGTCCTTCCGAATGCAAAATTCCCCTTCATTTGCTCCAATTACGACTTCAAGAATACCATTCTTGATGGCAAAACAGAACCTTACAAAATTTTCAATAAGGACGGTGTAAGGATTGGGATTTTTGGTGTTGGAATAGAACTAAATGGACTGGTAGGAAAAAAGAATTATGCAGAAACAGTTTACCAAGATCCTGTAGATGTAGCACAGCATTATGCAGATTTTCTTAGAAACGAGAAAAAATGTGATCTGGTGATTTGTCTGTCTCATATAGGTTTCGATTACAAAGATCAGCCGGAGAAAATGTCGGATAAGCATCTTGCAGCCAAAACCTCCGGAATAGATCTCATTTTGGGAGGGCACACGCATACATTTCTGAAAGAACCTCTGGTTTTTCAAAATAAGGTCGGTACAAATGTTATTGTCAATCAGGTTGGCTGGGCCGGAATTTTGTTGGGAAGACTAGATTTCTATTTTGATAAAAACAAAAACATAAAAAATATTTCTTGGAATAATCAGTTAATAGATGAAAGCATAAAAGTGTAAGATGAAAAAAAAATTATTACTTTTTTTAATATTTGCCCACCAAATTTTACAGGCACAGAACAGCAAATGGAGTGATCTGTTCTCGTATAATAACGTTCTCAAGATCCGGGAGGATGGCGATCGCCTTGTTGCTGCCACAGAGAATGGCATTTTTTATTATTATCCCGGCACAGGAGAAATAAAAAAACTTTCTAAAGCCAATGGTCTCCACGAAGTTAAAATATCTGCTTTTGATTATAATCCTACAACTCAAACAGGAATTGTGGGCTACCAGAACGGATCTATGGATGTCATTACACCGAACGGTATTTTTCTGATTATTGATATCCCTCTTGCCAATGGTTATAACGGAAGTAAAAGAATCAATGATATATTCATCAATGGCGATAAAGCAATTATCTCAGCAGGTTATGGTGTGTCTATTTTTAATGTCACCAAAAGAGAGTTTGGGGATACCGCTTTTTTTACTACAGGTGCAGCATATGACGCGGTAAATTCCGCAGTTCTTAAAGATAATATTGTTTATGCTGCAACAAGCAAAGGATTGAAATATCATGAGCTTAACGCCACATTTCCAGTATATAACAGTTGGGTATCTCCTACTAATTTTCAAGGTGATTATAAAAAAATAGATGCCTCGGGAATTATAGCTTTTGCTTCAAATAACGATTTGAAATTCGGTAACTTTCCCAATTTATCTACCAAATCAGGTTTTTCTAATATTCAAGATGTAAAAGTCACTGAAAATCAGATTGTTGTAACAGATCAAACTCAGGTCTTTGTCTACGGACTTAATGGAACTCAGCAAAAGAATTTTAATGCTGAAGAATCAATCAATACAGCCATAGTCTATAATAGTCAGCTTTTCACAGGGACTCGTTTTTCCGGAATGTATAATGAACAAAAAAGCAGTTTCAGACCAGATGGACCCTACAATAATTTGTCGTACAAAATATCGTTGCTAAATAATCAAATATGGATTTCAACTGGAGGAAGAAGTTCTTACAATGAATCATTACCTCCGTATATGGGTTATTACCATTATAATGGTACTAATTGGATATATCCGGAATATTTTAAAACGAATAATCAATTTAATATTTTAGATGTTGTCCCTAATCCATCTAAACCATCTGAAATATTTTTTACTAATTATTTTTTTTCGGGAAATAAAGGTATCTATAAAATGGATAATAATGAGTTTGTAAAATCTTATAGTTTAAATCCTGGGAACATTTATGGTGATCAGCCAGTAGGCTGCGTGTTCGATAGTAACAATGAGTTATTTTGCTCTGCTTCTGCAATAGATGGGACTTTAGGTGCGGGGTTTTATTATTATGATAAATCCAATGATAAATTTATCAGTAAGAACTTAAATGTGTCTAACAACGCTCAAAAACCTCTTATAAAAGATAAAATCCTATATATTCCTGTTCCTAGAGTTGGAGGTCTTATTATGTATGATTACAATAACACACCATCTTCATTTTCTGATGATAAATTTAAACTTATAACCAAAGATAATAATCTACAAGTAAGTCAGGTATACTCTGTTAATGTAGATAATAATGATGATGTATGGATTGGAACAAAGGAAGGATTGCGTATTCTATCTAATCCAAAAGCCGCAATTCTTGAAAGTAATCCTCAAACCGATCCAATTATTATAGAACAAAATGGGATTGGAGAAGAGCTCTTCAAAGATGCGGAAATCTTACAAATTGCAGTAGACTCAGGAAACCAAAAATGGATATCTATTGGCGGTGGAGGCGTGTTTTACATAAGCTCATCCGGAGACAAAACAATTTATCATTTCACACAGTCTAATTCTCCATTGCCGAACGATATTGTAACAGATGTAAAAATTGATGAAAAAACCGGTAAGGTTTATTTTGTAACAACAGATGGGATCGTAGTTTACCAGGGTGATGTAACAGAGGTAACATCCAATTTCGGTAATGTTCTGGTATATCCAAATCCTGTAGTCTATGCGCAGTATAAAGGCAATGTAAGAATGCGTGGTCTAGCACAGAAAACCAATATCAGAATTACAGATGCCGCAGGTAATTTGGTGCATTCTGCTGTCGCAAATGGAGGCTATTTTGAGTGGAATCTTAACAACCAAAGAGGAGTGCGGGTAGCTTCAGGAATCTATTATGTTTTGATGACCAACGAGGATGGAACTGATAGTGCTACAGCCAAAATTGCTGTCGTAAATTAAGAAATGACCCAAGAAGTTTTTTTACTGTCTTATACAAAATATGGAGATCACGATGCTGTTCTCCATTGTTTTTGCAGAGAAAACGGATTCGAAAGTTTTTTTGCCAAAGGTATCTATGCTCCAAAAAATAAAAAAAAGGCATTTCTTTTTCCTCTAAATGAACTATTGGTTTATACTTCTGACAAAAAAAAAAATATCCCAAATGTTATCAAATTGGAACAGAAAAATTCTGAACTTTTCACGTCTGATATTAGAAAGAATTCGATTTTATTTTTTATCTCTGATTTGTTGAATCAAGTTCTTAGGAATGAAAATCAGAATCAGAATATTTATTCTGAAATTTCTCTTTTTTTGAGTCAATTGCAGATGGATAATTTCCAATCTCATTTGATATTTATTTTTAGATTGCTGAAACAGCAAGGTTTACAGCCTTTATTTTCGGATAAAATTTATTTGAATCCAGAATCTGGAAACTTTGAAGATATCGAGTCTCATCATTTTTTTAATCGAGATATTTCAGCAATTTGGAAGGAGCTGATTGTCTCGCAAAATGCGTATGATATTAGATTAAGCAGATTAGGGAAGCAGAATTTTCTGGATTCGGTTTTAGTCTATTTTCATTATCATTTTACAGATTTCCGCGAACCAAAATCTCTTGAAATCATCAAAGAAATTTTTTAAACAATATGATTATTAAAGCGGAATTAAAAGATATTTCAACCATTCAGGATCTTGCGAAAAGATCTTGGGAAGTTGCTTATGCGGACATCTTAAAACAAGAGCAGATTGATTATATGTTGGATCTGATGTATTCTGCTGATGCGATTAGAATTCATTTAGAAAACCCCAATTTCCATTATTATTTAATCAAAGAAAATGACGAGTTTCTAGGCTTCATCGGTTTCGAATTTCATCAAGAATTGGCAACAACCAAATTGCATCGAATCTATTTCCTCAAAGAAGCACAAGGAAAAGGTCTGGGTAAAAAAGCTCTGAACTTTATAAAGGAAGAAGTAAAAAAGATTGGTGATAAAAGAATCACTTTAGCTGTTAACAAAAATAATCAAGCAAAAAGTTTTTACGAATCTCAAGGTTTCAATGTCTATGATGAAGGCATTTTTGATATCGGAAATGGATACGTAATGGATGATTATTTGATGGAATTTGTCCTTTAGTAATAACTCCAAAAATATATTGAAAAAGCATTTGTTCATTAGCAAGTGCTTTTTTTGTGATTTTATTTTTGATGAATATTATTAGTTCTTTTGAATAAATTATTAATATTCAAAATAATGATAAAAACTTAAAAACTCTTTTTGGGTTTTGTTTAGCTTGGAATTAATTTCTATTTATTTGAATATTAAATGAATAATTATTTTGTGAAATTCTATTAATTCTGTTTTTAAGTTTGTGATGAATACAATATTAATTTTTTAGGGCAAATTATCTTAATTAATTCTTACCATTCTTTAATAAACGATTAATGATTCTTTAAAGTTCAATATCGGAGATAATTTTAGATTTGTCGCAGAACGAAATCAAGCTGATGCCTGATAGTAATTTTTCTTCATATACTATTTTTTAAATTTAGAAAGCCAGCTATTTATAGTTGGCTTTTTTATTATTCCCAAGGAAATTTCTGTATTAACCTCAGTTGTGGTGCACCGCCACCGTGATATTCGGAATTAGGATATTCTAAAATCCATTTTTCTGAATTTTCATCAATATAATATATACACCAACCATCTTCGCTCGCACCAACCTTACTTAGCTGTTTTTGTTTTTCAACTAATTCATTTCCAATTAAAATAATATTCATAGTGTTTATTTTTAACTCGAACTCTCTAACTAATCTGCGCCCACTTATTCTTCCCTTTATACTGTCTGATATAATATTGTTTCATCATTTGATTATCCGGATGATTAAGAAGAGAATCTTTCTCCAGAATTCTTTCCACAGTTAGTTTTGAAGCTTTGATAATGGCAGAATCTTCTATCAGACTTAGTTTTTTGAAATCCACAACACCACTTTGTTGAGTCCCCAAAATATCGCCTGGACCACGTAATTCCATATCAACTTCTGATATTTTGAAACCATCGTTGGTCTGAACCATCGTTTTGATTCTCGTTCGGCTTTCTTTGCTCAGTTTATCATCTGTCATCAGGATGCAATAACTTTGCTCTGCGCCTCTTCCAACACGTCCACGCAACTGATGAAGTTGAGATAATCCGAATCTTTCCGAACTTTCTATGACCATTACAGAAGCATTCGGGACATTCACACCAACTTCTATTACCGTTGTTGCGACCATAATTTGCGCTTGTCCGGAAGCAAAAAATTGCATATTAATATCTTTCTCCGCAGGTTTCATTCGTCCGTGAACCATCGTTACATTGTAACTTTTGAAAAAGTTCATCACGCTTTCCAAACCTTCCATCAGATTTTTATAATCCAATGTTTCCGATTCTTCAATCAAGGGATAAACGAAATAAATTTGACGACCTTTCTCTATTTCTTCTCTGCAAAATTGATAAACAGAAAGCCGGTCTTTTTCCCGTCTGTGAGCCGTAATAATCGGTTTTCTATTAGCCGGTAATTCATCAATCACAGAAACGTCTAAATCGGAATAAAAACTCATCGCTAATGTTCTCGGAATTGGGGTTGCCGTCATTACTAGAATGTGAGGTGGAATATTGTTTTTTGACCAAAGTTTCGCCCGCTGAGCCACTCCAAATCTATGCTGCTCATCAATAATTGCTAAACCGAGGTTTTGAAATTTGACTTTATCTTCGAGGATGGCGTGTGTTCCTATCAAAATAGTAAGCGCG is from Epilithonimonas vandammei and encodes:
- the dapA gene encoding 4-hydroxy-tetrahydrodipicolinate synthase — its product is MGQLKGVGVALVTPFNEDLSVDFDSLTKLIDYNIDNGTSFLVVLGTTAEAATLTKEEKDRVVAHITKINNNRLPLVLGIGGNNTAEVVKQIKETDLSDFDAILSVSPYYNKPNQEGLYQHYKALAETGEKIIIYNVPGRTGQNVEASTTLRLANEFPNLFMVKEAAPNILQYFDILRQKPENFSLMSGDDEYTLPVTLAGGDGVISVIGQAYPKEFSTMVELARKREVDEAYKIHNSLVEITRLIFAEGNPCGVKTILVEKGLIKNYLRLPLVPASESLQEKIKEEMQKLS
- a CDS encoding 5'-nucleotidase C-terminal domain-containing protein, translated to MIKNKLLGFGIISLLLIGCKAPLNIANIHTEKNIYITSDLSEDKEMAAIIQPYKHELEGKMNTKISHTNTELNKSGDNSNLGNLLADYTFEGADEWAKKNNVPPMDAAVINIGGIRTIIPKGDILTKQIYEVMPFENEVVIIKMNGKDVEGLFDYYLKTQKNNPVSHLVIETEENNSISKKLINGKTIDYNKTYYIATSDYLALGGDNMFFFSKGEMISTGIKMRDLFLDKFKQNPEVSSPDDVRLIFKNKKVQE
- a CDS encoding bifunctional metallophosphatase/5'-nucleotidase, which produces MKRKEFLKYIGGGSLALTLAPNLLLAEQFDILTKESAHKLTILHTNDQHSRIEPFDASYTKNPNQGGFARRASLVKKIRNEEKNVLLLDSGDIFQGTPYFNFFGGELEFKLMSMMKYDASTMGNHDFDNGLDGFLKVLPNAKFPFICSNYDFKNTILDGKTEPYKIFNKDGVRIGIFGVGIELNGLVGKKNYAETVYQDPVDVAQHYADFLRNEKKCDLVICLSHIGFDYKDQPEKMSDKHLAAKTSGIDLILGGHTHTFLKEPLVFQNKVGTNVIVNQVGWAGILLGRLDFYFDKNKNIKNISWNNQLIDESIKV
- the porZ gene encoding type IX secretion system anionic LPS delivery protein PorZ, translating into MKKKLLLFLIFAHQILQAQNSKWSDLFSYNNVLKIREDGDRLVAATENGIFYYYPGTGEIKKLSKANGLHEVKISAFDYNPTTQTGIVGYQNGSMDVITPNGIFLIIDIPLANGYNGSKRINDIFINGDKAIISAGYGVSIFNVTKREFGDTAFFTTGAAYDAVNSAVLKDNIVYAATSKGLKYHELNATFPVYNSWVSPTNFQGDYKKIDASGIIAFASNNDLKFGNFPNLSTKSGFSNIQDVKVTENQIVVTDQTQVFVYGLNGTQQKNFNAEESINTAIVYNSQLFTGTRFSGMYNEQKSSFRPDGPYNNLSYKISLLNNQIWISTGGRSSYNESLPPYMGYYHYNGTNWIYPEYFKTNNQFNILDVVPNPSKPSEIFFTNYFFSGNKGIYKMDNNEFVKSYSLNPGNIYGDQPVGCVFDSNNELFCSASAIDGTLGAGFYYYDKSNDKFISKNLNVSNNAQKPLIKDKILYIPVPRVGGLIMYDYNNTPSSFSDDKFKLITKDNNLQVSQVYSVNVDNNDDVWIGTKEGLRILSNPKAAILESNPQTDPIIIEQNGIGEELFKDAEILQIAVDSGNQKWISIGGGGVFYISSSGDKTIYHFTQSNSPLPNDIVTDVKIDEKTGKVYFVTTDGIVVYQGDVTEVTSNFGNVLVYPNPVVYAQYKGNVRMRGLAQKTNIRITDAAGNLVHSAVANGGYFEWNLNNQRGVRVASGIYYVLMTNEDGTDSATAKIAVVN
- the recO gene encoding DNA repair protein RecO; translation: MTQEVFLLSYTKYGDHDAVLHCFCRENGFESFFAKGIYAPKNKKKAFLFPLNELLVYTSDKKKNIPNVIKLEQKNSELFTSDIRKNSILFFISDLLNQVLRNENQNQNIYSEISLFLSQLQMDNFQSHLIFIFRLLKQQGLQPLFSDKIYLNPESGNFEDIESHHFFNRDISAIWKELIVSQNAYDIRLSRLGKQNFLDSVLVYFHYHFTDFREPKSLEIIKEIF
- a CDS encoding GNAT family N-acetyltransferase, translating into MIIKAELKDISTIQDLAKRSWEVAYADILKQEQIDYMLDLMYSADAIRIHLENPNFHYYLIKENDEFLGFIGFEFHQELATTKLHRIYFLKEAQGKGLGKKALNFIKEEVKKIGDKRITLAVNKNNQAKSFYESQGFNVYDEGIFDIGNGYVMDDYLMEFVL
- a CDS encoding Imm27 family immunity protein; translated protein: MNIILIGNELVEKQKQLSKVGASEDGWCIYYIDENSEKWILEYPNSEYHGGGAPQLRLIQKFPWE